From a region of the Agrobacterium tumefaciens genome:
- the ccmD gene encoding heme exporter protein CcmD, with translation MTHNFYIGMSYAATGLVVLGLIIWVIADGKGRQRELRQLEAAGVRRRSKTGPASDAS, from the coding sequence ATGACACACAACTTCTATATCGGCATGTCCTATGCAGCGACTGGCCTTGTGGTTCTTGGCCTTATCATCTGGGTGATTGCAGATGGCAAAGGACGCCAGCGGGAACTGAGGCAACTGGAAGCGGCAGGTGTTCGCCGCAGATCAAAAACCGGGCCTGCGAGCGACGCGTCATGA
- a CDS encoding DsbE family thiol:disulfide interchange protein, whose translation MTNVDQDTKPRPKSRSRYVLALLPLLLFGGFALVSGKMLYDQDVNGLDVSAIPSALIGTKAPTLALPSLEGANVPALTDAAIKGKLTLVNVFASWCIPCRQEHPILEELSKDGRISIVGINYKDKSDNALRFLGELGNPYSAIGIDPNGKAAIDWGVYGIPESYLVAADGTILYKKVGPFDAQSLQQGLFPAIEAAVKK comes from the coding sequence ATGACAAACGTCGACCAGGATACCAAACCGCGACCAAAGAGCCGGTCACGCTACGTGCTGGCGCTTCTACCCTTGTTACTGTTTGGCGGTTTCGCGCTCGTCTCAGGGAAAATGCTCTATGATCAGGATGTCAATGGCCTGGATGTCAGCGCCATTCCGTCCGCCCTGATCGGCACCAAGGCACCAACGCTCGCCTTGCCTTCGCTGGAAGGGGCAAACGTTCCGGCTTTGACTGATGCGGCCATCAAAGGAAAGCTGACGCTCGTCAACGTGTTCGCATCCTGGTGCATCCCCTGTCGACAGGAACATCCGATTCTGGAAGAACTGTCGAAAGACGGCCGCATCAGCATCGTCGGCATCAATTACAAGGATAAGTCCGACAACGCCCTGCGCTTCCTCGGCGAACTCGGCAATCCCTATTCGGCAATCGGCATTGACCCCAACGGCAAGGCAGCGATTGACTGGGGCGTGTACGGCATTCCTGAAAGCTATCTTGTCGCTGCCGATGGCACGATCCTCTATAAAAAGGTCGGCCCTTTCGATGCACAGAGCCTGCAGCAGGGTCTTTTCCCAGCCATCGAGGCGGCTGTCAAAAAGTAA
- a CDS encoding GGDEF domain-containing protein — translation MQDNFAYLLPFIMLTFGVIFLFLQRIGHASSLYWGIGYLSACAGFATPLVLGALPFEVQAILSNLLFFSAFFFYGHALLVHFQRPTYTKARLSIVFLAFVLVSFHVFVTPDLKRELVIGDTVVAILLAWPVWMVRKRPQVLADKVLMAAVSLVVLETIFRIIVLIVMTPHGTMVELGEFFESDYAFYMQVAASIFGFLMALAVLASQISVIVDRHLHAAEHDPLTDVLNRRGFERRVPDFREGAPVGAVIACDIDHFKQINDRFGHAAGDIVLIGLSDLLKGTISENGLVARFGGEEFIAFLPDCAAETAGTFAEAARSELAGIDWSSRGFSTRITASFGVSAVARGDHSIHDAIKRADDSLYAAKRGGRDQVVLEGDHPPPAAAPQTIRIISKNQ, via the coding sequence TTGCAAGATAATTTCGCCTACCTGCTTCCTTTCATCATGCTGACATTCGGCGTGATATTTCTGTTCCTGCAGAGGATCGGTCATGCCTCGTCGTTGTACTGGGGTATCGGCTATCTTTCGGCTTGCGCCGGTTTTGCGACACCTTTGGTGCTGGGTGCCTTGCCGTTCGAAGTGCAAGCCATTCTTTCCAACCTTCTGTTTTTCTCCGCCTTCTTCTTTTACGGCCATGCTTTGCTGGTGCATTTCCAGCGGCCAACCTACACGAAAGCCCGGCTGTCGATCGTCTTCCTGGCTTTCGTGCTCGTTTCCTTCCATGTCTTTGTCACACCCGATCTGAAACGCGAACTGGTGATTGGCGATACTGTCGTCGCCATATTGCTGGCCTGGCCTGTCTGGATGGTGCGAAAGCGCCCTCAGGTATTGGCTGACAAGGTCTTGATGGCGGCTGTGTCGCTGGTTGTGCTTGAAACCATTTTCAGGATCATTGTGCTGATCGTGATGACCCCGCACGGGACCATGGTCGAACTGGGGGAATTCTTCGAGTCGGATTATGCCTTCTACATGCAGGTCGCTGCGAGTATCTTCGGCTTTCTGATGGCGCTTGCCGTCCTTGCAAGCCAGATATCTGTCATCGTGGACAGGCATCTGCATGCCGCGGAACATGATCCGTTAACGGATGTGCTGAACCGCCGTGGTTTCGAGCGTCGCGTTCCGGATTTCCGGGAAGGTGCGCCTGTTGGTGCGGTAATCGCCTGTGACATCGATCATTTCAAGCAGATCAACGACCGCTTTGGACATGCCGCCGGCGATATCGTTCTGATCGGTCTCTCTGACTTGCTGAAGGGTACGATTTCGGAAAATGGCCTGGTTGCACGTTTTGGGGGAGAGGAATTTATCGCCTTCCTGCCGGATTGCGCTGCTGAAACGGCGGGCACCTTTGCCGAAGCTGCGCGTTCTGAACTTGCCGGAATAGACTGGAGCAGCCGGGGGTTTTCAACCCGGATCACGGCAAGCTTCGGCGTATCGGCCGTTGCGCGTGGTGACCACTCCATTCACGATGCCATCAAGCGTGCTGACGACAGCCTCTATGCTGCCAAGAGAGGCGGGCGTGATCAGGTGGTGCTCGAAGGTGACCATCCGCCGCCCGCAGCGGCGCCGCAGACAATCCGGATCATCTCCAAGAATCAATAG
- a CDS encoding DUF2585 family protein gives MTVAEMPASRSSALKWFGVAAGLLLLQIVILYFMGRIPICECGYIKLFEPGVNTPGNSQHLADWYTPSHIIHGFLFYWFAWLLFRKKPLMMRLSLAVLVEAAWEILENSPIIIDRYRTATMALGYTGDSILNSAMDTIFMALGFLFAARVPVWLTVIIAIFFEIFTGWLIRDNLTLNVVMLVWPVEAIKEWQSALPQM, from the coding sequence ATGACAGTTGCGGAGATGCCGGCTTCCCGCTCGAGCGCGCTGAAGTGGTTTGGTGTTGCTGCCGGGCTTCTTCTTTTGCAGATCGTCATTCTCTATTTCATGGGCCGCATTCCGATCTGTGAGTGCGGTTACATCAAGCTGTTCGAGCCAGGTGTGAATACGCCGGGAAATTCGCAACATCTTGCCGATTGGTACACTCCCTCGCACATCATTCATGGCTTCCTGTTCTACTGGTTCGCCTGGCTGCTGTTTCGCAAGAAGCCGCTCATGATGCGGCTTTCGCTCGCGGTTCTGGTTGAGGCGGCGTGGGAAATTCTCGAAAACTCGCCTATTATCATTGATCGTTATCGTACTGCGACCATGGCGCTTGGTTACACCGGTGACAGCATCTTGAACTCTGCCATGGACACGATCTTCATGGCGCTCGGCTTTCTGTTCGCGGCCCGTGTTCCGGTCTGGCTGACCGTCATCATTGCCATTTTCTTCGAAATATTCACTGGCTGGTTGATCCGCGATAACCTGACACTCAATGTCGTCATGCTTGTCTGGCCGGTTGAGGCTATCAAGGAATGGCAGAGCGCGCTCCCGCAAATGTGA
- a CDS encoding septation protein A, whose amino-acid sequence MDIESNSKESEKMVAEISPLLKFVLELGPLLVFFFANSRGEWLATHFPVLTEFGGPIFIATGLFMIATALALSISWLLTRKLPIMPLISGIVVLVFGALTLWLQNDTFIKMKPTIVNALFGVILLGGLFFGQSLLGYVFNSAFKLTDEGWRKLTLRWGVFFLFLAVLNEVVWRMFTTDTWIAFKVWGTMPITIIFTMAQMPLVMRHSLEPLNKDDK is encoded by the coding sequence ATGGATATCGAAAGCAATTCCAAGGAAAGCGAAAAAATGGTGGCGGAGATCAGCCCGCTGCTGAAATTTGTGCTCGAGCTTGGCCCGCTGCTTGTTTTCTTCTTTGCCAATTCGCGTGGTGAATGGCTTGCGACGCATTTTCCGGTCCTGACGGAATTCGGCGGCCCGATCTTCATCGCTACCGGCCTGTTCATGATTGCCACGGCGCTGGCGTTGAGCATCTCCTGGTTGCTGACTCGCAAGCTGCCTATCATGCCGCTGATTTCCGGTATCGTGGTGCTGGTGTTTGGCGCCCTGACGCTCTGGCTGCAGAACGATACCTTCATCAAGATGAAGCCGACCATCGTCAATGCGCTGTTCGGCGTTATCCTTTTGGGCGGGCTGTTCTTCGGACAGTCGCTTCTGGGTTACGTCTTCAACTCGGCATTCAAGTTGACGGATGAAGGCTGGCGCAAGCTGACCCTGCGCTGGGGCGTGTTCTTCCTGTTCCTGGCGGTACTGAACGAGGTCGTGTGGCGTATGTTCACCACCGACACCTGGATCGCGTTCAAGGTGTGGGGTACCATGCCGATCACGATCATCTTCACCATGGCACAGATGCCGCTCGTCATGCGTCACTCGCTTGAGCCGCTGAACAAGGACGACAAATGA
- the ftsY gene encoding signal recognition particle-docking protein FtsY produces the protein MALGFIKKVFSFGKDKAETGEKPLDDSAPAKDDALSSFEEVLHEAEATAPLADDPVLAVEVETAGGPSPDDVAVDLNEDEAASEEEDAPILPGSEQVGEIGMVPLSLLEAEAAAEEEALQPEPLPEVVQPVEVVESADLAPETNIDDTPEVEETSLPAVAPSLPKGFSSASERVEPVEIAPAAKLTWFQRLRAGLARTSSQLTSQISALFTKRKLDEDTLDELEDLLIQSDLGVETAMRITGALSSERYGKDVSGEDVARIMAGEITRVLAPVAKPLELDLSHKPHVILVVGVNGTGKTTTIGKLAAKLSGSGLKVMLAAGDTFRAAAIEQLKIWADRTGSEFIGTKLGADAAGLAYDAYEQALAKKSDVLIIDTAGRLQNKAELMAELEKIVRVLGKLDPDAPHTVLQTLDATTGQNAMNQVEIFRNVAGVSGLIMTKLDGTARGGILVAIAAKHKLPVYFIGVGEGVDDLEPFEAEDFAKAIAGV, from the coding sequence ATGGCCCTCGGCTTCATCAAGAAAGTCTTTTCATTCGGTAAGGATAAGGCCGAGACAGGCGAGAAGCCGCTCGACGATTCCGCGCCCGCCAAAGATGACGCGCTTTCATCCTTTGAAGAGGTCCTGCACGAAGCCGAAGCGACCGCTCCGCTCGCGGATGATCCTGTCCTTGCCGTCGAGGTGGAGACAGCCGGTGGCCCTTCACCTGATGACGTCGCTGTCGATTTGAACGAAGACGAGGCGGCTTCCGAGGAGGAGGACGCGCCTATTCTGCCCGGTAGCGAACAGGTTGGTGAGATTGGCATGGTGCCGCTTTCGCTGCTTGAGGCCGAGGCTGCGGCAGAAGAGGAAGCCCTCCAGCCCGAGCCGCTTCCCGAGGTTGTTCAGCCTGTCGAGGTTGTTGAAAGCGCCGATCTGGCGCCAGAGACCAATATCGATGACACGCCTGAAGTCGAGGAGACCTCTCTGCCGGCCGTTGCGCCATCCCTGCCAAAGGGTTTTTCGTCGGCCAGCGAGCGTGTCGAACCCGTGGAGATTGCTCCGGCGGCCAAGCTGACCTGGTTTCAACGTCTGCGCGCCGGGCTTGCCCGCACCTCTTCACAGCTGACAAGCCAGATTTCGGCACTCTTCACCAAGCGCAAGCTGGACGAGGACACGCTTGATGAGCTTGAAGATCTGCTCATCCAGTCCGATCTCGGCGTTGAGACAGCCATGCGCATTACCGGTGCCCTGTCTTCGGAGCGTTACGGCAAGGATGTCAGTGGCGAAGACGTGGCGCGTATCATGGCCGGCGAGATTACCAGGGTTCTTGCCCCTGTCGCCAAACCGCTTGAGCTTGATCTTTCTCACAAGCCGCATGTCATTCTGGTCGTGGGTGTCAATGGCACCGGTAAAACGACGACCATCGGCAAGCTGGCTGCCAAGCTTTCCGGCTCCGGCCTCAAGGTCATGCTGGCGGCGGGCGATACGTTTAGAGCCGCTGCCATCGAACAATTGAAGATCTGGGCCGACCGCACGGGTTCGGAGTTCATCGGTACCAAGCTCGGTGCTGATGCCGCCGGTCTCGCTTACGACGCATATGAGCAGGCGCTGGCCAAAAAAAGCGACGTGCTGATTATCGACACAGCCGGGCGTTTGCAGAACAAGGCCGAGCTGATGGCGGAGCTTGAGAAGATCGTGCGCGTGCTTGGCAAGCTCGATCCGGATGCGCCGCACACCGTTCTTCAGACGCTTGATGCGACCACCGGTCAGAATGCCATGAACCAGGTGGAAATTTTCCGCAACGTCGCGGGCGTTTCGGGCCTGATTATGACAAAATTGGATGGCACGGCCCGAGGCGGTATCCTCGTTGCCATTGCTGCAAAACACAAGCTGCCGGTCTATTTCATCGGCGTGGGCGAAGGCGTGGACGATCTGGAGCCGTTCGAGGCGGAGGATTTCGCCAAGGCCATCGCGGGAGTTTGA
- the mtaB gene encoding tRNA (N(6)-L-threonylcarbamoyladenosine(37)-C(2))-methylthiotransferase MtaB gives MSGVEVITFGCRLNTYESEVMRAEAEKAGLNNAVLVNTCAVTGEAVRQARQAIRRARRDNPHARIIVTGCAAQTEKQTFADMPEVDAVLGNEEKLKSASYRSLPDFGVSAEEKLRVNDIMSIKATAPQMVKHIDGHVRAFIQVQNGCDHRCTFCIIPYGRGNSRSVPMGAVVEQARKLTEGGYREIVLTGVDATSYGADLPGEPSLGYLAKTLLKQVPEILRLRLSSIDSIEADKHLMDLIADEPRFMPHLHLSLQHGDDMILKRMKRRHLRDDAIRFCRDVRALRPDIAFGADMIAGFPTETEEMAENAATLAEECGISSLHVFPYSPRPGTPAARMPQLDRGLIKERAARLRERGEALKHAHLETMVGSVQTILVENNGFAHTDNFTLVEAPALMPRTLAQVAITGHNGKHLSMELLAANAA, from the coding sequence ATGAGCGGCGTCGAGGTCATAACCTTCGGCTGCCGTCTCAATACCTATGAATCGGAAGTGATGCGGGCGGAGGCCGAAAAGGCCGGGCTCAACAATGCCGTTCTCGTCAATACCTGTGCTGTCACGGGCGAAGCCGTACGGCAGGCCCGTCAGGCGATCCGCCGTGCACGACGCGACAACCCGCATGCACGCATCATCGTTACAGGCTGTGCCGCGCAGACCGAAAAACAGACTTTTGCCGACATGCCGGAAGTCGATGCCGTGCTTGGCAACGAAGAGAAGCTGAAAAGCGCCTCTTACCGCTCCCTTCCTGATTTTGGCGTTTCGGCCGAAGAGAAGCTACGCGTCAATGATATCATGAGCATCAAGGCGACCGCGCCGCAGATGGTCAAGCATATCGACGGGCATGTGCGCGCCTTCATTCAGGTGCAGAATGGCTGCGATCATCGCTGCACCTTCTGCATCATTCCCTATGGTCGCGGTAACTCCCGATCCGTACCGATGGGTGCGGTGGTGGAGCAGGCCCGCAAGCTGACGGAAGGCGGTTATCGCGAAATCGTTCTGACAGGGGTAGATGCAACCAGTTACGGCGCTGATCTGCCGGGTGAGCCGTCGCTCGGATATCTGGCGAAAACACTTTTGAAACAGGTGCCGGAAATCTTGCGCCTGCGGCTTTCCTCCATCGACAGCATCGAAGCCGACAAACATCTGATGGACCTGATTGCCGACGAACCGCGCTTCATGCCGCACCTGCATCTTTCGCTACAGCATGGCGACGACATGATCCTGAAACGTATGAAACGTCGCCATTTGCGCGACGATGCAATCCGTTTCTGTCGCGACGTGCGGGCGCTCCGGCCAGACATTGCCTTCGGGGCCGATATGATTGCGGGTTTTCCGACCGAAACCGAAGAAATGGCGGAAAACGCTGCAACGCTTGCGGAAGAGTGCGGGATTTCCAGTCTGCATGTTTTCCCCTACAGCCCGCGTCCCGGAACGCCGGCGGCGCGTATGCCGCAGCTTGATCGCGGCCTGATCAAGGAGCGGGCTGCCCGACTGCGCGAACGCGGTGAGGCGTTGAAGCATGCCCATCTCGAGACTATGGTCGGTTCTGTGCAGACGATCCTCGTGGAGAATAACGGTTTTGCCCACACCGACAATTTCACGCTCGTCGAAGCACCTGCACTGATGCCGCGCACGCTTGCGCAGGTTGCGATTACGGGCCACAACGGCAAACATCTCAGCATGGAGCTTCTGGCTGCGAACGCGGCCTGA
- a CDS encoding diaminopimelate epimerase, translating to MADTVEFAKMNGLGNKILVVDMRGRKDMVSAEAAVALNADPATQFDQIMAIHDPRTNGTDAYIDILNCDGTKAQACGNGTRCVVQALASETGKKVFTFQTVAGILNAVEHEDGMISVDMGLPRFRWQDIPLSEEFHDTSRIELQIGPIDNPILHSPAVMSMGNPHAVFWVDRDPMSFDLERIGPLLENHPMFPEKANITLAQVISDSALRTRTWERGAGLTLACGSAACAAAVSAARTGRTGKSVTIDVASSPIRVPLTIEWREDNHVIMTGPAEWEWSGSVDPATGTWQRDAAAEQGAI from the coding sequence ATGGCGGATACGGTCGAATTTGCAAAGATGAACGGGCTTGGCAACAAGATCCTGGTTGTCGACATGCGCGGCCGCAAGGATATGGTCAGTGCTGAGGCTGCGGTTGCGCTCAATGCCGATCCGGCGACGCAGTTCGACCAGATCATGGCCATTCACGACCCGCGCACAAATGGAACGGACGCCTATATCGATATTCTAAACTGCGATGGGACCAAGGCGCAGGCCTGCGGCAACGGAACGCGCTGTGTGGTGCAGGCACTGGCCTCGGAAACAGGAAAGAAGGTTTTCACCTTCCAGACGGTCGCGGGTATCCTCAATGCCGTGGAACATGAAGACGGGATGATCTCCGTTGACATGGGGCTTCCGCGTTTTCGCTGGCAGGATATTCCGCTTTCGGAAGAGTTCCACGACACAAGCCGCATTGAATTGCAGATCGGGCCGATCGATAATCCGATCCTGCATTCGCCTGCCGTGATGTCGATGGGCAATCCGCATGCCGTGTTCTGGGTGGATCGTGATCCGATGAGTTTCGATCTCGAGCGCATCGGGCCGCTTCTCGAAAACCACCCGATGTTTCCTGAGAAGGCCAATATCACGCTGGCGCAGGTCATATCTGATAGCGCTCTGCGCACGCGGACCTGGGAGCGTGGGGCAGGGCTTACGCTTGCCTGCGGTTCGGCTGCGTGTGCTGCGGCGGTGTCGGCCGCCCGGACAGGTCGTACCGGAAAATCGGTGACCATCGATGTCGCTTCCAGCCCGATCCGCGTGCCGCTGACGATCGAATGGCGCGAAGACAATCATGTCATCATGACAGGTCCTGCTGAATGGGAATGGTCGGGGTCGGTCGATCCTGCCACGGGTACATGGCAGCGCGATGCCGCTGCCGAGCAGGGGGCGATATGA
- a CDS encoding MBL fold metallo-hydrolase, whose protein sequence is MKRRNFFRLAAIGTLALAGGGLFASRSNAGAYYSGPASDHFDGVRFFNPGGAPPGGFLDLMKWRFNGQKSSWPEDYPSPFPLAKPSERVVGKDLRITFVGHASFLIQTAGLNILADPVWSERTSPFSFAGPKRVNAPGIRFEDLPPIDVVLITHNHYDHMDLETLHRLHVNHKPLFVTPLGNDAIIRTRVEAARISTGDWGDIVAVGPDVKIHFEPCHHWSARGLNDRRMALWAAFVIETPGGKIYHIGDTGFHNGLNYHAMAKKHGGFRLANLPFGAYEPRWFMKGQHQNPAEAVEGMKICGAAYACGHHWGTVQLTDEAIDAPVIALTAALSEHGVADGRFRPMRPGEVFDVPVTSS, encoded by the coding sequence ATGAAACGTCGAAACTTCTTCCGCCTTGCTGCAATCGGCACGCTTGCTCTGGCAGGCGGCGGGCTTTTTGCCAGCCGTTCCAATGCTGGCGCCTATTATTCCGGTCCGGCGTCCGACCATTTCGATGGTGTGCGTTTCTTCAATCCCGGCGGTGCGCCGCCAGGCGGTTTTCTCGATCTGATGAAATGGCGGTTCAACGGCCAGAAATCCTCCTGGCCGGAAGACTATCCGAGCCCTTTTCCTCTGGCAAAACCCAGCGAACGGGTCGTGGGCAAGGATCTGCGCATTACCTTCGTCGGCCACGCTTCCTTTCTCATTCAGACGGCGGGGCTGAACATTCTCGCCGATCCTGTCTGGTCGGAACGCACCAGCCCTTTCAGTTTTGCTGGCCCAAAACGCGTCAATGCTCCCGGTATCCGTTTCGAGGACTTGCCGCCGATCGATGTGGTGCTGATAACGCACAATCACTACGACCACATGGACCTTGAAACGCTTCATCGACTGCATGTGAACCACAAGCCTCTGTTTGTCACACCGCTTGGAAACGATGCGATCATCCGTACGCGCGTCGAGGCTGCGCGGATTTCGACGGGGGACTGGGGCGATATTGTTGCTGTCGGTCCGGATGTGAAAATCCACTTCGAGCCCTGCCATCACTGGTCAGCGCGCGGGCTGAACGATCGGCGTATGGCGCTCTGGGCGGCCTTCGTCATCGAAACGCCGGGTGGCAAGATCTATCACATTGGCGATACCGGCTTTCATAATGGTCTCAACTATCATGCCATGGCCAAGAAGCACGGCGGCTTCCGTCTCGCCAACCTGCCTTTCGGAGCATACGAACCGCGCTGGTTCATGAAAGGCCAGCACCAGAACCCTGCAGAGGCAGTCGAGGGCATGAAGATTTGCGGCGCTGCCTATGCCTGCGGTCATCATTGGGGAACGGTTCAGCTCACTGATGAAGCCATCGATGCACCGGTCATTGCGCTCACGGCGGCACTGAGCGAACATGGGGTTGCAGACGGTCGTTTCCGGCCTATGCGTCCCGGCGAAGTGTTCGATGTGCCGGTCACCTCGTCCTAG
- the ffh gene encoding signal recognition particle protein produces MFESLQDRLGSILNGLTGRGALTEADVSAALREVRRALLEADVALEVVRSFTDKVREKAVGAAVLKSIKPGQMVVKIVHDELVEMLGTEGVSIDLHAAAPVVIMMVGLQGSGKTTTTGKIAKRLTDREKKKVLMASLDTRRPAAQEQLRQLGVQTGVDTLPIIAGQSPTDIASRAVQAAKLGGHDVVILDTAGRTHIDEPLMLEMAEIKKKSNPHEILLVADSLTGQDAVNLARNFDERVGITGLVLTRMDGDGRGGAALSMRAVTGKPIKLIGTGERMGELDEFHPRRIADRILGMGDIVSLVEKAAENIDAEKARAMAEKMAKGKFDLNDLADQLRQMKKMGGMGGIMGLMPGMAGMKDKMASAGLNDKMFDRQIAIISSMTKAERANPDILKHSRKKRIAAGSGTDAAEINKLLKMHRGMADMMKAMGGKGKGGIMKQMMGGLAGKMGLGGMGGMPDLSNIDPKQLEALQKQAEAAGLGKPGAMPPGLGQGLPGGLPGLGSKLPGLGGLPGLPGFPKKK; encoded by the coding sequence ATGTTTGAAAGCCTCCAGGACCGCCTTGGCTCCATTTTGAATGGACTGACCGGCCGTGGCGCACTGACGGAAGCCGATGTTTCCGCAGCTCTGCGCGAGGTTCGCCGTGCGCTTCTTGAAGCAGACGTGGCGCTTGAAGTCGTTCGTTCCTTTACCGACAAGGTGCGTGAAAAAGCGGTCGGCGCAGCCGTCCTGAAATCCATCAAGCCTGGCCAGATGGTCGTCAAGATCGTTCATGACGAGCTTGTCGAAATGCTGGGCACAGAAGGCGTCTCCATCGACCTTCATGCCGCAGCCCCCGTCGTCATCATGATGGTGGGCCTTCAGGGCTCCGGTAAAACCACAACCACCGGCAAGATTGCCAAGCGCCTGACGGATCGCGAGAAGAAGAAGGTGCTGATGGCATCTCTCGACACGCGCCGCCCCGCCGCACAGGAACAACTCAGACAGCTTGGCGTCCAGACTGGCGTCGATACGCTGCCGATCATCGCCGGCCAGTCACCGACCGACATCGCCTCGCGCGCAGTACAGGCCGCGAAGCTTGGCGGCCATGACGTCGTGATCCTCGACACCGCAGGCCGCACCCACATCGACGAACCGTTGATGCTGGAAATGGCCGAGATCAAGAAAAAGTCCAACCCGCACGAAATTCTGCTGGTAGCCGACAGCCTGACAGGTCAGGACGCCGTCAACCTCGCACGCAATTTCGATGAGCGTGTCGGCATCACCGGTCTTGTCCTGACCCGTATGGATGGCGACGGTCGCGGCGGCGCGGCTCTGTCGATGCGCGCCGTTACCGGCAAGCCAATCAAGCTGATTGGTACCGGCGAGCGCATGGGCGAACTCGACGAGTTTCATCCACGCCGTATCGCCGACCGTATTCTCGGCATGGGCGACATCGTTTCGCTGGTCGAAAAGGCTGCGGAAAATATCGACGCCGAGAAGGCGCGGGCCATGGCCGAAAAAATGGCCAAGGGCAAGTTCGACCTGAACGACCTCGCCGACCAGCTTCGCCAGATGAAGAAGATGGGCGGCATGGGCGGCATCATGGGTCTGATGCCCGGCATGGCCGGCATGAAGGACAAGATGGCCTCAGCCGGTCTGAACGACAAGATGTTCGACCGCCAGATCGCCATCATCTCTTCTATGACCAAGGCAGAGCGCGCCAACCCGGATATTCTCAAGCATAGCCGCAAGAAGCGCATCGCCGCCGGTTCCGGCACCGACGCTGCCGAGATCAACAAGCTGCTCAAGATGCATCGCGGCATGGCCGACATGATGAAAGCCATGGGCGGCAAGGGCAAGGGCGGCATCATGAAACAGATGATGGGTGGCCTTGCGGGCAAGATGGGCCTCGGTGGAATGGGCGGCATGCCCGACCTGTCGAACATCGATCCCAAGCAGTTGGAAGCGCTGCAGAAACAGGCAGAAGCTGCGGGCCTAGGTAAGCCTGGCGCCATGCCGCCAGGTCTTGGACAGGGCTTGCCCGGCGGGCTTCCCGGCTTGGGCAGCAAACTGCCCGGTCTTGGTGGACTTCCGGGCCTGCCCGGTTTTCCGAAGAAGAAGTAA
- a CDS encoding chorismate mutase, with amino-acid sequence MTTTEVKAQLSEYRQSIDNIDAALVHILAERFRCTKAVGVLKAKYNLPPADPAREEYQIDRLRRLAKDANLDPDFAEKFLNFIITEVIRHHEAIAAEHGGNEKTA; translated from the coding sequence ATGACCACGACCGAAGTGAAGGCCCAGCTTTCCGAATACCGCCAGTCGATCGACAACATCGACGCCGCACTGGTTCACATTCTTGCCGAACGTTTCCGCTGCACCAAGGCAGTGGGCGTATTGAAGGCAAAATACAATTTGCCGCCGGCAGACCCGGCGCGCGAGGAATACCAGATCGATCGCCTTCGCCGTCTGGCAAAGGACGCCAATCTGGACCCGGATTTCGCCGAGAAGTTCCTGAACTTCATCATCACCGAAGTCATCCGGCATCATGAAGCAATCGCCGCCGAACATGGCGGCAACGAAAAAACCGCCTGA
- the rpsP gene encoding 30S ribosomal protein S16, producing MALKIRLARGGSKKRPYYQIVVADARSPRDGRFLEKVGSWNPMLAKDNPQRVELKVDLIKEWIAKGAQPTDRVLRFLAEAGLAERDARNNPEKAKPGKRALERVAEKKQKAEDAAAAAAEASAAE from the coding sequence ATGGCACTGAAAATTCGTCTCGCCCGCGGCGGTTCCAAGAAGCGTCCGTACTACCAGATCGTCGTTGCTGACGCCCGTTCGCCGCGCGACGGCCGTTTCCTCGAAAAGGTTGGTTCCTGGAACCCGATGCTTGCAAAGGATAACCCGCAGCGCGTTGAGCTGAAGGTTGACCTCATCAAGGAATGGATCGCCAAGGGCGCACAGCCGACCGACCGCGTTCTGCGCTTCCTCGCAGAAGCTGGCCTGGCTGAGCGCGACGCTCGCAACAACCCTGAAAAGGCAAAGCCGGGCAAGCGCGCTCTGGAGCGCGTTGCTGAGAAGAAGCAGAAGGCTGAAGACGCCGCTGCTGCTGCCGCAGAAGCTTCTGCTGCAGAATAA